Proteins from one Candidatus Thermoplasmatota archaeon genomic window:
- a CDS encoding methyltransferase domain-containing protein encodes MIKESVGTKERFDENQWRSSKREFWGVVADNIGKAPKTMINIGCGYDDSFKQFQDKGHLFVNFDLVYEILEWLSSKSNARSTVAGDVKNLPFKESSFDCLASIDLIHHESEQLEQLLTSFHRLLRPGGLLFLEDVNAWGMFQFPKSILLPKVLHRNLRSFHHNELLHSEHQPADYEFPTNPFKVKKTLEKIGFVGILFFRNRSYPTRHEKLYRFYTFFSDNDRIAKYHNYHYMLMAKKAS; translated from the coding sequence ATGATAAAGGAGAGCGTAGGCACAAAGGAGAGGTTCGACGAGAATCAGTGGCGCAGCTCCAAGAGAGAGTTCTGGGGTGTTGTTGCCGACAATATCGGAAAAGCCCCAAAGACAATGATAAACATAGGATGTGGCTATGACGATAGCTTCAAGCAATTCCAGGATAAGGGCCATCTATTCGTGAATTTTGACCTTGTCTATGAGATACTTGAATGGTTGAGTTCGAAATCCAACGCACGCAGCACCGTCGCGGGGGATGTCAAAAACCTCCCTTTCAAGGAGAGCAGCTTCGACTGTCTGGCAAGCATAGACCTGATTCACCATGAAAGTGAACAGCTAGAACAGCTCCTGACGAGCTTCCACCGTCTGTTGAGACCGGGCGGCCTGCTTTTCTTGGAGGATGTCAATGCCTGGGGTATGTTCCAGTTTCCGAAATCTATTCTTTTGCCCAAGGTTCTCCATAGGAACCTTCGGTCATTCCACCATAACGAATTGCTTCACTCGGAGCATCAACCTGCCGATTACGAGTTCCCGACGAATCCATTCAAGGTCAAGAAGACTCTGGAGAAAATTGGTTTCGTCGGTATCCTGTTCTTCCGGAATCGTTCCTATCCGACCAGGCATGAGAAGTTGTACAGGTTCTATACATTCTTTTCCGACAACGATCGCATTGCGAAGTATCACAACTATCATTACATGCTGATGGCCAAGAAGGCATCGTGA